TCTCCACGGGGAGGATCCGCCGAAGCTCATCGACGACGACGGAGAGGACGACCGTGTCACCCACCGACTGGACGATGCGGACGGGAATCTCGAGTGTTCCCGCGTGGAAGATGCTGTGGGAGGCTCCGAGTTGGTCGGCGATCGCTCGATCCAGCTTCACCTGAAGTGACTCGACTCTCCAGGTCTCGCTGTCCAGGAAGAGGGCCGCGACCTCTCCAATGACCTGCCCGTCCGCTCCAATGATGGTCCGTCCCCGCAGGTTGTCATCAGCAAGACGCATCGCTCAGCTCCTTCCCCTTCAAAAGTAGGTCTCTGCGGGCGGGAAGGATGGCGCTGGCCACGGGCGTAGGCTTGAGCTCCCGTGGGACACCTGCGGACAGAAGCCCTTGGCCGCCATGCCGCTCGCCTCCCCGGGGGCTCATCAGGAGGGACGGGGCGCTCTCCAGGCTCAGCCGGTGGCTGAGGAAGTTGCCATCCGCTCGCGCCGGCCGGGCCTCGACACTTCACGGTATGCATCCGTGCGACATGCGGGGGGATTGCCCAGGAGCCCGGCGAGAGAGTGCTCGGATGAACGAGGGCAAGACCAGCGGGAGCACCTCGCGCAAATGAGCCGCTCGATCCACCTCCGCCCGAGGAGCCACCTCCCTACGAGCCTCCGCTGCCCCACCCGCCTCCAAACCGGACCGTCAGCCAGATGATCAGCACCATCCACAGCCCGAAAGTGAGCCCCCTCAGCCCTCCCGAACCTTGCCCGCCACCGAGGTCACCGGCTCGCTCTGGCTCGGACCCTGGCCGGACAGGACCGCCGTGGGCTCCTCGCTCTGGGGCTGGGCGGAGGGACGCTCCAGCCGGGTCACCTGCTCCGAGCGCCGCGCCGTGTGCTTGTCCTTCTGCCGAGTCATCGCCTCCTGGACGAGGTGGGCCAGTTCCCGCTGCCCATGAGGATAGGGCGCGAGCGCTCCGGGGAGGGCGCAGAGCTGCTCTCGCAGCTGGTGGCCCCGGGGTGTGCGGTCCCCGGCATTCCACTGGAGCAGGTCCATGATGGCGGCATCCAGCGCCAGGGGGACATCCGGGCGGAGCACCGAGGGAGGTACCAGGAAGGGAGGAGGAGCGCTGCGCACCGTGTCGGAGACAACCTCGTCCTGGAAGACGCGCCGCCCGGTGAGGGCCTCATGCAACGTGAGACCGAGCGCGAAGAGATCCGCGCGCCCGTCGAAGGGCTCGCCCCGCGCCTGCTCCGGAGCCAGGTAACCCAACTTGCCGCGGACCCGGTCCGCCTGCGTGAGGCGGACGTGGATGGCCGCACGCGCCACCCCGAAGTCCCCCAGCTTCACCTCACCGATGCGCGACAGCAGGATGTTGGGCGGATTGACGTCCCGGTGGACGAGGTTGAGGGGGACGCCCTCGCTGGAGGTGCGCCGATGGACGTAGTCGAGTGCCTCACCGAGCTCCGCACCGATGTACGCCACCACGGAGGGAGGAAGGCGCCCGTGGCTCTTGAGCAGCTCGCGCAGGGACAGGCCCTCGATGTGCTCCAGGGCCATGAAGTACGTGTCCTGGAACCGGCCCACGTCGAGCACCTGGACGATGTTGGAGTGGTTGAGCAGCGAGCCCAGCTCCGCCTCCCGGCGGAACAGCGTCACGAAGTCCTCGTCCTCGGCATAGGCCGGGAGGATGCGCTTGATGGCCACCACCTTCTCGAAGCCGCCCTCGGGGCTGTAGGTGGCGCGGAACACCTCCGCCATGCCCCCCACGCCCAACCGCTCGTGCAGGAAGTACTTGCCCAGCAGATCCCTGGCGCGGATGGCGTGCAGCGCCTCCTCGGCCTTGCTCGTGAGGTGGTCGGCGACCAGCGCCGCCATCCAACCGGTGGTGAAGTAGTAGACGGCGCGCAGCACGACGAGCGGCGGAGTGAACATCAAGGGCACGGGCTCGACGAGCCGGGGCCAGGCCAGGAGGAAGTAGAGCAGCACCGTCTCGGTGGCCACGAGGATGCCGGCGAAGAGGGCCAGGCTGCGCTTGGAGCGCAAGGCCGCGAGCAGGATGAACGTGCTCCAGAGGACGGCCATGGGGTTGCCCAGTGCCTGCTCGGCATTCGCGAAGAGGACGTCGCAGATGAAGAGGTACGCCCCGGTGGAGGCCTCCAGCGCGACGTTGAACCAGAGGATGGAGGGATGGAACCAGCCCTGTCGCAGCTTGCGGTGGAGCACCCCGTAGTAGAGGGCGAAGAGGGCGCACAGGATCGCGACGGAGATGGAACGAGGCCAGCCGATGAAGGGCGCCAGCCCGAGCGTGGACACGGTGAAGACACAGGCGGCCCTGCTGATGAACCGGGCCACGGTAGCCTCGCGGGCGGCGGCATCCGCCCGGAGGTGCTCGGCGAGCAGCTGGGAGCCGACGGGTGCCGCGCTGCCTGGACGCGAGGAGTGGAGCATGGGAGGTCCCATTCTCTTGCAGCCGGGGCGGCAAGGCGAGCCCGGGCGCCCTGGCTACCCGACTCCGCAGGGTCTTCTACTTCAGCACGTAGGTCGCGAGGACCTTCTGGACCTCGACGATGTTCGATCCCTTCCCAAACTGTTTGACCAGGGGCTCGGGCGAGCCGGAGATCCAGATCTTCAGCTCGGAGTCCGCGTCAAAGGTGCCCGCCGTCTCGATGCAGAAGCGGGTGATGGACCGATAGGGGAGCGACATGTACTCGACCTTCGACCCGGTCACCCCCTGCTTGTCGACCAGCAGCAGCCGCTTGTCGGTGAAGAGGTAGAGGTCGCGGAAGATCTTGAAGGCCTTCTCGAGCCTCTCGTGGGGCGCCATCACGGCGGCCGCTTCTTCCTGGAGTTTACTGACGTCGACCTCGGACGCGTTGCCCAGCAGGTTATCGAAGAGACCCATCGTACCCTCATCTTCCAGGATGCGGACTCCATCCTACAGGGAAAGAAGGGTGGCCTCCCATCCGCACGCTGGGTGTGAGCCCCCAAGGCCGGCATCTTCCCGATAAACTGCCGCGGCATGCAGTGCCTGACCGGAACCGTCTCACTCCAGGTGACGTGACATGTGGCTCGCACTCACGCTCCTCCTGATTCTCACCGTCGCCATCGTCGGGCTCGTCGTCGCGTGGCGGCTCCGCCAGACGCCAGCCCTCTGCCAACCCCAGCAGTACGACGCCGCGCCTCAGCCGGGAACGTTCGCGGTGCGGGCACTCGAAGTGATGCCACCGCTCGTTCGCGAGACG
This is a stretch of genomic DNA from Archangium violaceum. It encodes these proteins:
- a CDS encoding serine/threonine-protein kinase, with amino-acid sequence MLHSSRPGSAAPVGSQLLAEHLRADAAAREATVARFISRAACVFTVSTLGLAPFIGWPRSISVAILCALFALYYGVLHRKLRQGWFHPSILWFNVALEASTGAYLFICDVLFANAEQALGNPMAVLWSTFILLAALRSKRSLALFAGILVATETVLLYFLLAWPRLVEPVPLMFTPPLVVLRAVYYFTTGWMAALVADHLTSKAEEALHAIRARDLLGKYFLHERLGVGGMAEVFRATYSPEGGFEKVVAIKRILPAYAEDEDFVTLFRREAELGSLLNHSNIVQVLDVGRFQDTYFMALEHIEGLSLRELLKSHGRLPPSVVAYIGAELGEALDYVHRRTSSEGVPLNLVHRDVNPPNILLSRIGEVKLGDFGVARAAIHVRLTQADRVRGKLGYLAPEQARGEPFDGRADLFALGLTLHEALTGRRVFQDEVVSDTVRSAPPPFLVPPSVLRPDVPLALDAAIMDLLQWNAGDRTPRGHQLREQLCALPGALAPYPHGQRELAHLVQEAMTRQKDKHTARRSEQVTRLERPSAQPQSEEPTAVLSGQGPSQSEPVTSVAGKVREG
- a CDS encoding PRC-barrel domain-containing protein; translated protein: MRLADDNLRGRTIIGADGQVIGEVAALFLDSETWRVESLQVKLDRAIADQLGASHSIFHAGTLEIPVRIVQSVGDTVVLSVVVDELRRILPVESEPASAH
- a CDS encoding PH domain-containing protein, with the translated sequence MGLFDNLLGNASEVDVSKLQEEAAAVMAPHERLEKAFKIFRDLYLFTDKRLLLVDKQGVTGSKVEYMSLPYRSITRFCIETAGTFDADSELKIWISGSPEPLVKQFGKGSNIVEVQKVLATYVLK